The proteins below come from a single Chryseobacterium bernardetii genomic window:
- a CDS encoding heme-binding domain-containing protein yields the protein MKKILIILLVAFIIIQFFHIDKTNPRPTPGMDFLKIKNTPEKVAKIIRTSCYDCHSNETQYPWYTNISPVSWYVKNHINEGRKELNFSTFAVYEPQRQLRKLKECIEMVEKKEMPLESYYVGHQDAKLTDEQRTDLVQYFRQAKEDTERRIMFNK from the coding sequence ATGAAAAAAATATTGATTATTCTTCTCGTAGCTTTTATTATCATTCAATTTTTCCATATTGATAAAACCAATCCACGCCCTACTCCCGGCATGGACTTTCTGAAAATAAAAAACACTCCTGAAAAAGTAGCCAAGATCATCAGAACATCTTGCTATGACTGTCATTCCAATGAAACCCAATATCCCTGGTATACCAACATTTCACCTGTTTCATGGTATGTAAAAAATCACATTAATGAAGGCCGAAAGGAACTTAATTTTTCTACCTTTGCAGTATATGAACCTCAAAGACAGCTTCGTAAACTGAAAGAATGCATAGAAATGGTTGAGAAAAAAGAAATGCCTCTAGAATCTTACTATGTGGGACACCAGGATGCAAAACTGACTGATGAACAACGCACTGATCTTGTTCAGTATTTCAGACAGGCCAAAGAAGATACGGAAAGAAGGATCATGTTCAATAAGTAG
- a CDS encoding thiol-disulfide oxidoreductase DCC family protein, with protein MENWENKHIVFFDGDCGVCNFWVQWILERDTKDQFMFASLQSEFGQQFLSERGLETKVFNTLYLWKPKQYYFIKSRAVLQIANILGGIYKLAAIGKIMPAFLSDKLYDIVSRNRMKLANQKCFLPDQDQKKKFIQV; from the coding sequence ATGGAAAACTGGGAAAACAAACATATTGTATTTTTTGACGGAGATTGTGGTGTCTGCAATTTCTGGGTGCAGTGGATTCTTGAAAGAGATACAAAAGACCAATTTATGTTTGCTTCACTTCAATCTGAATTCGGGCAGCAGTTTTTATCGGAGAGAGGCTTAGAAACTAAAGTTTTTAATACTTTATACCTTTGGAAACCTAAACAATATTACTTCATAAAATCCAGAGCCGTGCTTCAAATCGCTAACATTTTGGGCGGTATTTACAAGCTTGCAGCAATTGGTAAAATTATGCCAGCTTTTTTAAGCGATAAACTTTATGATATTGTTTCCAGAAACAGGATGAAACTGGCTAACCAAAAATGTTTTCTTCCGGATCAGGATCAGAAGAAAAAATTCATCCAGGTCTAG
- a CDS encoding alpha-amylase: protein MKKTHFILSLLALAIVSSCQNNDELSTESVKKEEVHDKIVNVTHHDGRPFSTGSRSGSAQSKFVAGPGGSVLMQGFYWDVPDGGNWWNTVKDKLTAWSNAGIGAVWLPPASKAQNGAYSMGYDPTDYYDFGNFNQNGSIETRFGSRAELEDLITKAHAENMQVYADIVINHNSGGQSEANPFTGTNTWTDFSGVASGKFQRNYNDFYKNAYGNNDEGAFGGFPDLCHANPHVQDWLWGRDDSVAKYYKNIMKFDGWRFDYVKGFGPWVVNTWNSKVGGFSVGELWDSNVNTLEWWANNANSSVFDFAAYYKMDEAFDNGNLNVLNDDMMWKRNPFKAVTFVANHDTDIIYNKMPAYAYILTHEGYPTIFYRDYEEWLNKERLNNLIWIHNNKATGTTSILYTDNDEYIARRNGYNGNPGLVVYINTSSNWQERWIETNWSNQQIKDFTGNSSWYPTTQGDKWVKIQCPPNSYSVWSLNL, encoded by the coding sequence ATGAAAAAAACACATTTTATTCTTTCCCTACTGGCCTTAGCTATTGTCAGCTCATGCCAGAACAACGATGAACTGAGTACAGAATCCGTGAAGAAGGAGGAGGTACATGATAAAATTGTAAACGTTACCCATCATGACGGCAGGCCTTTCAGTACAGGAAGTAGATCCGGATCTGCACAAAGCAAATTTGTGGCTGGCCCTGGCGGAAGTGTTCTGATGCAGGGGTTTTACTGGGATGTTCCTGACGGTGGGAACTGGTGGAATACCGTTAAAGATAAGTTAACAGCATGGTCTAACGCTGGGATTGGTGCCGTATGGCTTCCTCCTGCTTCCAAAGCTCAAAATGGTGCATATTCTATGGGGTATGACCCTACTGATTATTATGATTTTGGAAACTTTAATCAGAATGGAAGTATAGAAACCCGATTTGGCTCAAGAGCAGAATTGGAAGATTTGATTACAAAAGCACATGCAGAAAATATGCAGGTATATGCTGATATTGTAATTAATCATAATAGTGGTGGGCAATCTGAAGCGAATCCGTTTACAGGAACCAATACCTGGACTGATTTTTCTGGAGTGGCTTCCGGAAAATTTCAGAGAAATTATAATGATTTTTATAAGAATGCCTATGGAAATAATGATGAAGGCGCATTTGGCGGATTTCCGGATTTGTGCCATGCAAACCCACATGTACAGGATTGGCTTTGGGGAAGAGATGATTCAGTTGCAAAATACTATAAAAATATAATGAAGTTTGATGGCTGGAGATTCGATTATGTGAAAGGTTTTGGCCCTTGGGTGGTAAATACCTGGAATTCTAAGGTAGGAGGCTTTTCTGTAGGAGAACTATGGGATTCTAATGTCAACACTTTAGAGTGGTGGGCTAATAATGCAAACAGCTCCGTATTTGATTTTGCAGCTTATTATAAAATGGATGAAGCTTTTGATAACGGAAACCTGAATGTACTGAATGATGACATGATGTGGAAAAGAAATCCTTTTAAAGCAGTAACTTTTGTAGCCAACCATGATACGGATATTATCTATAATAAAATGCCGGCCTACGCTTACATTCTGACTCATGAGGGATATCCGACTATTTTTTACAGGGATTATGAAGAATGGCTGAATAAAGAAAGACTGAATAACCTGATCTGGATTCACAATAATAAAGCAACAGGAACTACTTCTATTTTATATACGGATAACGATGAATACATTGCAAGACGTAACGGATACAACGGAAACCCGGGACTTGTGGTTTATATCAACACATCATCAAACTGGCAGGAAAGATGGATTGAAACCAACTGGAGCAATCAGCAGATTAAAGATTTTACAGGAAATTCAAGCTGGTATCCGACTACGCAAGGGGATAAATGGGTGAAAATTCAATGCCCGCCGAATAGTTACTCGGTATGGTCACTGAATTTATAA
- a CDS encoding DUF4290 domain-containing protein, with product MEYNTQKTQLHMPEYGRIIQQLVERCKELPTKEERNEMAMAIIDFMGQRNPQLRDEENYKHKLWDHLYILADYDLDVDSPYPFPTMEQLAEKPKRMEYPKLQGDFKFYGKSILQLIEKAIELETGDEKEALIEVIANNMKKSYNVYNKEHVTDDVIFRHLKELSENRLDLTGIDSLEKSKIYYTNNNNRNNNNNNNRNSGNNNNKNQPNKRRHNNNHKNRK from the coding sequence ATGGAATATAACACCCAAAAAACTCAGCTTCATATGCCGGAATACGGCAGAATTATACAACAGTTGGTTGAGCGCTGTAAAGAACTTCCTACCAAAGAGGAAAGGAACGAAATGGCTATGGCAATCATCGATTTTATGGGTCAGAGAAACCCACAACTTCGCGACGAAGAAAATTATAAACATAAACTTTGGGATCATCTTTATATTCTGGCAGATTATGATCTGGATGTAGATTCTCCTTATCCGTTCCCAACCATGGAACAGCTGGCAGAAAAACCTAAAAGAATGGAGTATCCAAAACTTCAGGGAGACTTTAAATTTTACGGAAAAAGTATTCTTCAGTTAATAGAAAAAGCAATTGAGCTGGAAACAGGTGACGAAAAAGAAGCCCTTATCGAAGTAATTGCCAATAACATGAAGAAATCCTACAATGTTTACAATAAGGAACATGTAACGGATGATGTTATCTTCAGACACCTGAAAGAATTGTCTGAAAACAGGTTGGATCTTACAGGAATTGATTCTCTTGAGAAAAGTAAGATCTATTATACCAATAATAATAACCGAAATAACAACAATAACAACAACCGAAACAGCGGAAATAACAATAATAAGAACCAACCTAACAAAAGAAGGCATAATAACAATCATAAAAACAGAAAATAA
- the murA gene encoding UDP-N-acetylglucosamine 1-carboxyvinyltransferase, translated as MSGTFQIRGGKRLQGEITPQGAKNEALQILCAVLLTDEEVRIKNIPDIHDVNRLIEILGDFGVNVTKNGHGDYTFKADKVNFDYVKSNEFKKDGAKLRGSIMLMGPMLARYGEAYMPTPGGDKIGRRRLDTHFQGLVELGAEFHYDEEEYFYSLKAKELRGKFILLEEASVTGTANIVMAAALAKGKTRIYNAACEPYLQQLCKMLNRMGANISGIGSNLLTIEGVEYLRGTEHTMLPDMVEIGSWIGLAAMTKSEITIKNVNWNQLGVIPNTFRKLGIQLDQSGDDIYIPAQEHYKIQKFIDGSILTISDAPWPGFTPDLLSIILVVATQAKGSILVHQKMFESRLFFVDKLIDMGAQIILCDPHRATVIGLNQEAPLRGTTMVSPDIRAGNALLIAALSAEGKSIIHNIEQIDRGYENIDGRLKAIGADIERI; from the coding sequence ATGAGTGGAACATTTCAAATAAGAGGAGGAAAAAGACTGCAGGGTGAAATAACTCCACAAGGAGCCAAAAATGAGGCTCTACAAATTTTATGTGCGGTTCTGTTAACAGACGAGGAAGTAAGAATTAAAAATATTCCGGATATCCATGATGTAAACAGACTGATCGAAATTCTTGGAGATTTCGGAGTTAATGTTACTAAGAACGGCCACGGAGATTATACTTTCAAGGCTGATAAGGTAAACTTCGATTATGTAAAATCCAATGAATTTAAAAAAGACGGGGCTAAGCTTCGTGGATCAATTATGCTGATGGGGCCTATGCTGGCCCGTTATGGAGAAGCTTATATGCCTACTCCGGGTGGTGATAAGATTGGACGAAGAAGGCTGGATACCCACTTCCAGGGATTGGTAGAACTTGGTGCCGAATTCCATTATGATGAGGAGGAATATTTCTATTCTTTAAAAGCAAAAGAGCTTAGAGGAAAATTCATTTTGCTGGAAGAAGCTTCTGTAACCGGAACAGCCAATATTGTAATGGCTGCTGCTTTGGCAAAAGGAAAAACAAGAATTTATAACGCTGCCTGTGAGCCTTATCTTCAGCAATTATGTAAAATGCTGAACAGAATGGGTGCTAATATTTCAGGTATCGGATCTAACCTTCTTACCATTGAAGGGGTAGAATATTTAAGAGGTACGGAGCACACCATGCTTCCGGATATGGTAGAAATCGGATCATGGATTGGTCTTGCAGCGATGACAAAATCTGAGATTACCATCAAAAATGTAAACTGGAACCAATTGGGGGTAATTCCTAATACCTTCAGAAAACTGGGAATTCAGCTTGATCAAAGCGGTGATGACATTTACATTCCAGCTCAGGAACATTATAAAATCCAGAAATTTATTGACGGTTCTATCCTTACTATTTCTGATGCTCCATGGCCTGGATTTACGCCGGATTTGTTATCCATTATATTAGTAGTGGCTACTCAGGCCAAAGGAAGTATTCTGGTTCACCAGAAAATGTTTGAATCAAGATTATTCTTCGTAGATAAATTAATTGATATGGGTGCGCAAATCATTTTATGTGACCCGCACAGAGCTACAGTAATCGGATTAAACCAGGAAGCTCCGTTAAGAGGAACTACAATGGTTTCTCCGGATATCAGAGCCGGAAATGCCCTTCTAATTGCAGCTCTTTCTGCAGAAGGAAAATCAATTATCCACAACATCGAGCAGATCGACAGAGGATATGAAAACATCGATGGAAGATTAAAAGCAATTGGTGCTGACATCGAAAGAATCTAA
- a CDS encoding cysteine methyltransferase produces the protein MITPNPSLQVFQNTLNLSKKELLLEIELNGKMKFEHLMHTIHNQLGICHRVLSANVEYVNGYSFGSVQLYINASSDDYQQLEIYLNKNKLLNTTVEYLCRKYS, from the coding sequence ATGATTACACCTAACCCAAGCCTGCAGGTTTTTCAAAATACACTGAACCTGTCTAAAAAAGAATTGTTATTGGAAATAGAGTTGAATGGCAAAATGAAATTTGAACATTTGATGCATACTATCCATAATCAATTGGGTATTTGTCACAGAGTGTTATCAGCAAATGTGGAATATGTGAACGGATACAGTTTTGGTTCGGTACAGTTATATATTAATGCAAGTTCAGATGATTATCAGCAGCTTGAGATTTATCTGAATAAAAATAAACTTTTGAATACAACGGTAGAGTACCTCTGCCGGAAGTATTCTTAG
- a CDS encoding YiiX/YebB-like N1pC/P60 family cysteine hydrolase — protein MIFNNTIKKGITTGLLSLLLLILMQCNSYHGLQLQNGDLLFVTAKETGLSGAINNVTQKYKTASFDHIGILEKDGRKMFVLHAAPKGGSQKQSLKNFLEDQKKDQQNVVVYRLKPEYQKSIPAAIEKANSMVGKPYNFNYILDEGSYYCSDFVERAFRGNHIFKLEPMTFIDPKTGKINVFWEEFYARKNLKVPEGEPGCNPNGLAGSDKLERLGDLLNN, from the coding sequence ATGATCTTCAATAATACAATTAAAAAAGGAATTACCACAGGGCTATTGTCTCTTTTGCTGCTGATCTTAATGCAATGTAATTCCTATCACGGTTTACAGCTTCAAAATGGAGATCTGCTTTTTGTAACTGCAAAGGAAACCGGACTTTCAGGAGCTATAAATAATGTTACCCAAAAGTATAAAACCGCTTCTTTTGATCACATCGGGATCCTTGAGAAAGACGGTCGTAAAATGTTTGTTCTGCATGCAGCCCCAAAAGGTGGTTCACAAAAACAGAGTTTGAAGAATTTTTTGGAAGACCAGAAAAAAGACCAGCAAAATGTGGTGGTGTATCGTTTGAAACCCGAATATCAAAAGTCTATTCCTGCTGCTATTGAAAAAGCAAATTCTATGGTAGGAAAACCTTATAATTTCAATTATATTTTGGATGAAGGCTCTTATTATTGTTCAGATTTTGTAGAAAGGGCTTTTCGTGGCAATCATATCTTTAAATTGGAACCTATGACTTTTATAGATCCAAAGACAGGAAAAATCAATGTATTCTGGGAAGAATTTTATGCTAGGAAAAATCTGAAAGTACCCGAAGGAGAGCCTGGCTGTAATCCTAACGGATTAGCCGGATCAGACAAATTAGAAAGGTTAGGAGACCTTTTAAATAATTAG
- a CDS encoding response regulator transcription factor, producing MPHILLVEDDKRLSRLIGRGLLEQDMDVSFAYDGEKAAELATTQDFDLIITDIIVPLKNGLDICREIKSSKPHVPVIMLTALGTTDDKLEGFDSGADDYLTKPFEMRELIARVKVLMKRFSLHSSTEPILRYENIEMDLKLKSVSRNGIPVKLTPKEFNLMKYMLENPERVLSRSEIAENVWETHFDTGTNFIDVYINYIRKKIDKDFENKLIHTKAGMGFILKKGYEEHQR from the coding sequence ATGCCTCATATTTTACTTGTTGAAGATGATAAAAGACTTTCACGCCTTATTGGCAGAGGTCTTCTGGAACAGGATATGGATGTAAGTTTTGCCTATGATGGTGAAAAAGCAGCTGAATTGGCCACTACTCAGGATTTTGACCTCATTATTACAGATATTATCGTCCCATTGAAAAACGGACTGGATATCTGTAGGGAGATAAAAAGCTCCAAGCCTCATGTTCCTGTTATTATGCTGACTGCATTGGGAACTACAGATGATAAACTGGAAGGTTTTGATTCCGGAGCGGATGATTACCTGACCAAACCTTTTGAAATGCGTGAACTGATTGCGAGAGTTAAAGTATTAATGAAAAGGTTTTCTCTGCATTCTTCTACAGAACCAATATTAAGATATGAAAATATCGAAATGGATCTGAAGCTGAAATCAGTAAGCCGAAACGGAATTCCTGTCAAACTTACACCAAAGGAATTCAACCTGATGAAATACATGCTGGAAAATCCTGAAAGAGTTCTTTCCCGTTCAGAAATCGCAGAAAATGTATGGGAAACCCATTTCGATACCGGAACAAATTTTATTGATGTCTATATCAACTATATCCGGAAAAAGATTGACAAGGATTTTGAAAATAAGCTGATCCATACCAAAGCAGGAATGGGCTTTATTTTAAAAAAAGGTTACGAAGAACACCAGCGATAA
- a CDS encoding HAMP domain-containing sensor histidine kinase, with amino-acid sequence MKIRTRLTLLFTIITAMLMIFYGIAVYYSSSEAREVSFYAQLRNEAVAKANLFFQSTLNEKEMHRVYKNNTKTINEVQVAIYDPEFNLVYHDDSKVDFVKEDPKMLSSILKKKEISFFIDDLQAIGMVYTHNGKEYLVTAAGYDQYGYKSINHLLTISIIAFISILIFIYLAGIFLAKKALYPLSEMVHQIKNITAGKLQLRLKTTGEKDELNELAQNFNGMLERLENSFDAQKHFVSNISHELRTPLSAIITELEFSSEKEQTKAEYQQTIQYALDDARNMAKLSNSLMDLAKASYDPNEISFYEVRLDEILLESYSKILKENQEYKISLNIDSDTEEHQLVIWGNEYLLRVAFNNLIDNACKYSPVHTCRIDVKATNKKLYISFINTGITISQEDLLHIFEPFYRSEASKQEKGYGIGLFLTKKIIDLHHAAISMISENNTTVFTVVFDIEAI; translated from the coding sequence ATGAAAATAAGAACCCGGCTTACTTTACTCTTTACCATTATTACGGCCATGCTGATGATATTTTATGGTATTGCCGTATATTATTCTTCAAGTGAAGCCAGGGAAGTCTCATTTTATGCCCAGCTCCGAAACGAAGCGGTAGCCAAAGCCAATCTTTTTTTTCAGAGTACCCTGAATGAGAAGGAAATGCACCGTGTTTACAAAAACAATACAAAAACCATTAATGAAGTTCAGGTTGCTATTTATGATCCGGAATTCAATCTTGTGTATCACGATGATTCAAAAGTAGATTTTGTAAAGGAAGATCCGAAAATGCTTTCCAGTATTTTAAAAAAGAAAGAAATCAGTTTTTTTATTGATGATCTTCAGGCCATAGGAATGGTTTATACCCATAACGGGAAGGAATATTTAGTTACAGCGGCCGGATATGATCAGTATGGATATAAATCAATCAATCACCTTCTAACAATCAGTATTATTGCCTTCATCAGTATTTTAATCTTTATCTATTTAGCCGGCATATTCCTTGCAAAAAAAGCACTATATCCTTTGAGTGAAATGGTTCATCAGATAAAGAACATCACTGCCGGAAAACTACAGCTGCGTCTAAAAACCACCGGAGAGAAAGATGAACTGAATGAATTGGCTCAAAACTTCAACGGAATGCTGGAAAGACTGGAAAATTCGTTTGACGCTCAAAAGCACTTTGTCTCCAATATTTCCCACGAACTGCGAACTCCTCTATCCGCTATTATTACTGAACTGGAATTCTCCTCTGAAAAAGAACAGACCAAAGCAGAATATCAGCAGACTATTCAATATGCACTGGATGACGCCAGGAATATGGCAAAATTATCCAATAGCTTAATGGATTTAGCCAAAGCCAGCTATGATCCCAATGAAATAAGTTTTTACGAGGTACGGCTGGATGAAATCCTGTTGGAATCTTACTCAAAAATCCTAAAGGAAAATCAGGAGTATAAAATTTCATTAAATATTGACAGTGATACAGAAGAGCACCAGCTTGTTATATGGGGAAATGAGTATTTATTACGGGTTGCCTTTAACAATCTCATTGATAATGCCTGCAAATATTCTCCGGTGCATACCTGCCGGATTGATGTTAAAGCAACTAATAAAAAACTTTACATCAGTTTCATCAATACAGGAATTACCATTTCACAGGAAGATTTACTCCATATTTTTGAACCCTTTTACAGAAGTGAAGCGTCTAAACAGGAAAAAGGCTATGGGATAGGACTGTTCTTAACTAAAAAAATTATTGATCTTCATCACGCAGCTATAAGCATGATATCTGAAAATAATACAACTGTTTTTACGGTGGTATTTGATATTGAAGCCATTTAG